A part of Cannabis sativa cultivar Pink pepper isolate KNU-18-1 chromosome 6, ASM2916894v1, whole genome shotgun sequence genomic DNA contains:
- the LOC115724677 gene encoding S-adenosyl-L-methionine:benzoic acid/salicylic acid carboxyl methyltransferase 3-like: MEVEQVLHMNGGVGKSSYAKNSSLQRAVISITRPILDESITIYCNKMLPKCLRIADLGCSSGPNTLTAVSNIFDIIEASSQSFNINSPTFQVFLNDLPGNDFNAVFRSLSSFYEKLKKDKGDKFGPCFITAMPGSFYGRLFPDNSMHIVHSSYSFHWLSKVPRELVNDESGEAHNKGNIYITNTSPPIVFKSYLDQFQKDFTNFLRYRSQEIVSGGIMILTFIGSIQSDSPNNIYEILGRTLNDMVKENIIEAKCVENFNVPAYFPSAKEVKDVIEKERSLSLQKLNTFEIDWDAGFITSDNIDNDKHNSGKYVSDYIRAVAEPILVTQFGETIMDELFNRFADKVNESMANEKWKYVNLVISLTKN, translated from the exons ATGGAAGTAGAACAAGTCCTCCACATGAATGGTGGTGTCGGCAAAAGTAGCTATGCAAAAAACTCCTCTCTTCAA AGAGCGGTGATATCAATTACAAGGCCAATACTAGATGAAAGTATTACAATTTATTGTAATAAAATGTTGCCAAAGTGTTTGCGAATAGCAGACTTGGGTTGTTCCTCAGGCCCCAACACACTCACTGCGGTCTCCAACATTTTTGACATCATTGAAGCCTCTTCCCAATCCTTTAACATCAACTCACCAACTTTTCAAGTTTTCCTTAACGATCTTCCTGGGAATGATTTCAATGCAGTCTTCCGATCTTTATCGAGCTTTTATGAAAAGCTTAAGAAAGACAAAGGTGACAAGTTTGGACCGTGCTTCATCACAGCTATGCCAGGGAGTTTTTATGGAAGGCTTTTTCCAGACAATTCCATGCATATTGTTCACTCTTCTTACAGTTTCCATTGGTTGTCTAAG GTTCCAAGAGAGTTAGTGAATGATGAAAGTGGAGAAGCACATAACAAAGGAAATATTTACATTACGAATACAAGTCCTCCTATTGTGTTCAAATCTTATTTGGATCAATTTCAAAAGGATTTCACAAATTTCTTAAGATATCGTTCTCAAGAAATAGTGAGTGGTGGTATCATGATATTAACATTCATTGGCAGCATTCAAAGTGATTCTCCTAACAATATTTATGAAATACTGGGAAGAACACTGAATGACATGGTCAaagag AATATAATTGAAGCAAAATGTGTAGAGAATTTTAACGTGCCAGCATATTTTCCAAGTGCAAAGGAAGTGAAAGATGtgattgagaaagaaagaagttTGTCTCTACAAAAGCTTAATACTTTCGAAATAGATTGGGATGCAGGCTTCATCACTAGTGATAATATTGATAATGATAAGCATAACAGTGGGAAATATGTGTCTGATTACATAAGAGCTGTTGCAGAGCCTATTTTGGTGACCCAATTTGGAGAAACCATAATGGATGAATTGTTTAATAGGTTTGCTGATAAGGTCAATGAGTCTATGGCCAATGAAAAATGGAAGTATGTCAACTTGGTCATTTCCTTGACAAAGAATTAG